In the Triticum aestivum cultivar Chinese Spring chromosome 2B, IWGSC CS RefSeq v2.1, whole genome shotgun sequence genome, TTGGTGCGGAGTCATTCACACGGATCTCCGGTTCAGGTTTCTCCTCTCATAAGCTCCTCTGTTTCTTGCATCGTCTTCTCCGTCAAATCCTTCAATCTCCATCTTGTCGTGTCCATGTGCAGCTTCTGTTCCCAGCCGAGGGCGTCCCAGATTTGGGATTGCTAGAGAAGAAGGAGTACGGCGtgctagaggaggaggaggcgacgacTGTGTTCCTACGAATTTACAGAGGGGTTCGCCTTCTTCAAGCCAAGATGGAGAGAAAGATGGTGTTACGGATTCTGGATCTCAAGTTCCTGAGGCCACGCAAGATTTTTCTGGCGTCCCGGATATTGACAACATCGATAGCCACCGAGAGAGCGCTCATTTGAATCGCAACACACTCCAGATCCGTGGCCTAAAAAGTACTATATCTGTCACACTCCTGGTTGTCCTCGTCGATGCATTCCATTCTTTTCTACCCTCGGTGGGTTGTGCCACATTACGTGAACCAGGATCTGTCAAACTGTATATGCTAGAAATTAGCATGGTAATTGACATGTTAATATTTAGTATTGTATACATGAGTTTTCCCATCTAGGCCGGTGCCGTACTGTAAAAAAATAGTCTGGACCAATATTGTGTAAGCATGGTCAGTTCAATCTTATCATGGAGTAAGATAATTTTGATCGTGTTCAATTACTTGCTGTCGAAAGTTTGATTATTTGGAGCAGATTGCTGTTATTGCCGAGTACTTAGATGATGTTACAAAATCTCCCGTTCTTACCACTGATCATAAATATGTCATTTGCAAACAGTACATTATTCAAATTTCTAATTGTGTCAAGGAATCATGT is a window encoding:
- the LOC123041331 gene encoding uncharacterized protein, which produces MHSYPVTQLPHPPERDTIRNVNPLRQTQPRRREPDRPSIISTPGSTDFFAICPMDLGAESFTRISGSASVPSRGRPRFGIAREEGVRRARGGGGDDCVPTNLQRGSPSSSQDGEKDGVTDSGSQVPEATQDFSGVPDIDNIDSHRESAHLNRNTLQIRGLKSTISVTLLVVLVDAFHSFLPSVGCATLREPGSVKLYMLEISMVIDMLIFSIVYMSFPI